The DNA window GGCGGTCTCGGCGGCTTCGCAGCGGGTGCCCTCTTTGAAGACTTCAGCATCACGACGTACGCGATTTTCCTCTGCATGGGGCTTGCTGCGGTGCTCTGCATCCCCTCTTGGCCGGCGTACCACAGACACCCCGTCGAGTGGACGCCGCACGATCCTgtgcggctcgcggcgctctaCACGCAGCAGCAAGAACAGAGCGCCAGTCAGCAGAAACCTGCCGGAAGAGGAaagggcgcgaaggcgaagaaacaGTGAACAACAATAGACGCAATGACCCAGGGGCCCTCGTGACCCCGCCTACGTGTCGcgtgctgcgctgcgctggtCTCTGGCGAACAACCCCCCTGTGCGCTCAACTGAATTAAAACGCGTTTCTGACGAGCCTGCTCTCCCGAGAGCTCCCCTCTCTGCATAAGGGGAAGCGGGCAATGCAACGATGGCCCAGAGTgcgccctctctcgcgcatGGCTTGCAactgccccccccccaccccccccccgttCCGACAGCCGCAGCTCGCAATGAGTCTGCCTCTCCGACCGTGTCACATTCAGCCACACTCAGGATAGGTGGACGTTGGGTCACGTAGTCAGGGTTCGCAGACGCGTCGGACATCTTCGCAGTCCACGAATAGCCTCACACGGCGCTCTGCCCGCTTGCGGCATCGTAGTCACTCGTGAGTTCGGTTGAGGGGCTAGCGTGATTCGCCTTTAGGCTCTCTCGGGATTTGCACTCCACAGCACAGCATGGATGTGCCAAAAAAGACGGGTCGTTTTTCGACAAAGCTATGCACATACAGGAAGCTCGTGTCGTAGACACTTCGATAGCTAAAAATAGAGCGCAATATGCTGCACTGCGGTTGCAGAATGCTGCGAAGTCGGGCGCTGCagtgcacgcatgcgcggcgaTACCAGCAGTTCTGCTCAGGCGAAGCCTTCTGAGTGCGTAGGTGTTCCTCAGGAAATATCCCCTCGGGGGCGGCAAAGACGTGTTTTCCGACGGAGTAGCTCATTTCGTTCGTTacggcggccgcagtcgCACAACGACGTTGCGCTTGGCTTCGCTTCCAGTGCGGAGAAAGAAGCGCCGCCAGGGCTTCACAGCAGCTGAGGCGGGGTGAAACATAAATCTGTGTGGAGGAAATAGGCGCAATGACTGCGATGCTAGGCATGCAGCTCAGCTGTTCAGGGGTGGTAGAGAGGCTCTCAGCGCGTTCCTCCGCGGGAAAAACGTAAGCTGCTTTTTGGTCCCCTTCGAAGGGGTGAATGGCTGCCATTGATTTCCCAAGCAAAGCCCGGTCAACCGCAAGGAAATCAGTTGACTACACGGGCTGAGGCTCTCATTCTCAGGCTCGCTATCCGTCGTTGCGTCACCATAGCATATCCCTTGAGTTTCAGGCCGTATGACTCTCTTCCGGGTTTGACTGTGCTGTTGCCACAATCGTTTGTGCGGCAGGTTCCTGTTAGGTGATGCCTTGTGGGGTCGACTCATGATCGGGGATCTGAGAGATACTTTGGGCTGCGACGCGCTCTGCGTTGCCAGCTGAGCTCGTCGTTAGTCAGGCGGCAAAAGGCGTTACGGGTGCCAGGTTCGGCTAGCTATCGAGACACACGCTGCTGACCCCCCCTCACTTTTTTCAGTTCGTCTCGTAGATCGTCTTGCTCATCGCAAGAAGATGTCCAGTTTTCCTTTCATCCGTGGTCATTGCTCACCGTTTGTCCTGATTTATCTAGTACGTGCCTCCGGCGAACCCTTTTACCGCGTTTCCACCAATGAAAGTGAAGTCCACCAAACTGAATAGGACAAACAGGGGAGTCACCCTCTTAGAGACTGCTCGGATGTCAAGGAGAAACGAATACCAAAGTGGGAACACCCTCGTGTTCAGTTCGCTCAAGGCAAGCGAAGACACTTCCCCTAGGCCGAGCTATGCGGAAGTCGCTCGGTGTGCGGAGAGTCCGGAACGCATGAGCGATGAGTCACCTAACGCGTGGGCAGCTTCCCATAAAGGTTTGTGCCACATCACGGTCACGAGTCAGCACATTCCAGAGTTGAATGAAGCGTCTGGCTTTCAATCAGCTGATGTTCCAGTCGTGAGTTACGCGGACATCGTTAAGAGACCACAGTCCCCGACGTATCGGGAACCTGCATCCATGTCCGATGCTCAGATGAAACAGAAAAGCTATGCACACGTTTCGACTTCCCGCAAAGTCGTGGATGAGCTCGAGTCCTCCTCAGCAGCGCCACCAGGTCAACACCGCAGTCATGCAGACGGCCGCATGCCTTCTCTCCTGTCGAGTCGACCCACAGGCGCTTGGGCCAGCAGCGGCAAGGTCGCGTTCTCTAAACAAAAACAACTGCCTCATACACCCGATGTGGAGTTCTTCCCTGTAGCCACGGAAAAACGATCAGGCCTTCTGAAGCCTCGAGGCAGACGGAACAGAAAAGCAAATGCATCACGCAGTTCCTCTGGAGCAGAAACAAAGTGGGCAGCACGCAGCCAGAATACAGCCACTCCGACGGCCTCGGGGACCGCATCATGCCCTGTGCACTACCTCACTTTCATGGATGAGACTGCAGCAGTCATTAACGAAGGCTTGAAGTTTGGCCTtgttcgctgtctcctcagCGCTCAACAGCAAGTGCCAGAGGACCACAGTGAGCGCGGTCTAACACACCGGAGGGTGATGATTGAAGAAAGACCGTGGCACGTGAAGACGAACCGGTTCCCCGCGGGAATGAACGTTGACAACTTCCCGGCGACCGGCTATTCGGTGGCCCCCTCCAAAGCCGTACGCGCTCCTTGCCCTCTGGGGCGCTTGAGCATAGAAGAATGGAAGGCAGCGGTAGCCATTACCATGCACCTTTACACCCGACATGCACCCAGACACCAGCTGGCTGATAAGTGGTGACACCACAGGCGGCACCATCTGTGTCTTCTGTTTCGCTTCGTATATGTTCAGGCCAAGTTCCTCTTTTCAATGTAGCTGAATCGGTGACAAGTCGCAGTGAAGTTGCAGCTGCGTCGGGTGTGACGCACACTAGCTGTACAGCAAAACGCATGCGTTGCAGCTTTGTCTGTATCCGGAGTAGCTTCTCTTCAGCTCTGATGCCGCCGGGCAGAGCTACCAGCAATATCATTTGTGTGATCGCCGCTGAAGCATCCGGGCTGTAACTGACGACGATGTGCATGCGAGTCCGTTGCCATCAAccgcccgctgcctcccAGTGATATGGCCGTGTCCTGTAAATAACCCCAAATCACTTTTTTTCGGTACTGCGATAGGCATTACCAGATTCACGGTAACGAGATTCTGCTCGCAAGGCATGCGCATACGGTTGCGACTAGGAGAAGTGGTCACGCTTCCTGAGACGCTATTTGAATACGTGTGACCTCCGACAAGGGGTTTAGCAAACCCGAGCTACAGTGAGCTCG is part of the Besnoitia besnoiti strain Bb-Ger1 chromosome XII, whole genome shotgun sequence genome and encodes:
- a CDS encoding microsomal signal peptidase (spc12) domain-containing protein (encoded by transcript BESB_024420), whose translation is MGICGCCASIRSAFSAVASGVVDFKGQERVYSVLVYLAWLGGLGGFAAGALFEDFSITTYAIFLCMGLAAVLCIPSWPAYHRHPVEWTPHDPVRLAALYTQQQEQSASQQKPAGRGKGAKAKKQ
- a CDS encoding hypothetical protein (encoded by transcript BESB_024430) produces the protein MKVKSTKLNRTNRGVTLLETARMSRRNEYQSGNTLVFSSLKASEDTSPRPSYAEVARCAESPERMSDESPNAWAASHKGLCHITVTSQHIPELNEASGFQSADVPVVSYADIVKRPQSPTYREPASMSDAQMKQKSYAHVSTSRKVVDELESSSAAPPGQHRSHADGRMPSLLSSRPTGAWASSGKVAFSKQKQLPHTPDVEFFPVATEKRSGLLKPRGRRNRKANASRSSSGAETKWAARSQNTATPTASGTASCPVHYLTFMDETAAVINEGLKFGLVRCLLSAQQQVPEDHSERGLTHRRVMIEERPWHVKTNRFPAGMNVDNFPATGYSVAPSKAVRAPCPLGRLSIEEWKAAVAITMHLYTRHAPRHQLADKW